A region of Mauremys mutica isolate MM-2020 ecotype Southern chromosome 2, ASM2049712v1, whole genome shotgun sequence DNA encodes the following proteins:
- the LOC123364727 gene encoding protein CutA homolog, with protein MVSLLRTVYQRFFSMAAEAYTPGSLSAAFVTSPNEKVGKEIARAMVEKHLAACVNIMPQITSLYKWKGKIEEDREVLLMIKTRSSQIPALTDFVRSVHPYEVAEVIALPIQQGNAPYLQWVGETVPE; from the coding sequence ATGGTCTCACTGCTCCGAACCGTGTATCAGCGTTTCTTCTCCATGGCGGCTGAAGCCTATACCCCAGGGAGCCTGTCAGCTGCCTTTGTCACCAGCCCCAATGAGAAAGTGGGCAAGGAGATTGCAAGGGCGATGGTAGAGAAGCACCTGGCTGCCTGTGTCAACATCATGCCTCAGATCACATCCCTATACAAGTGGAAGGGGAAGATCGAAGAGGACAGGGAGGTGCTGCTGATGATCAAAACCCGGAGTTCCCAGATCCCTGCGCTGACCGACTTTGTCCGGTCGGTGCATCCATACGAAGTAGCAGAGGTGATTGCGCTGCCCATCCAGCAGGGAAACGCACCATATCTGCAGTGGGTTGGGGAGACTGTGCCAGAGTGA